A window of Psychromonas sp. CNPT3 contains these coding sequences:
- a CDS encoding class I SAM-dependent methyltransferase: MKLLEKINWERIAQLPENELQRLYHGRGFQHLETSHINIEWLSPVILIILYKEESLDDLTLLSTQLLHKMQSINFGVKSIQVQYRCRDHAPTQLLWGEVVQDLVGIENGLKYTLNLGRNQNYGLFLDMKNGRNWLRENAQDKSILNLFSYTCGFSSVAIEGGAKRVINLDMSKAALAVGRDNHRLNGHDLSKVKYLGHDLFKSWGKLKRLGPYDIVIADPPSLQKGSINIERDYPKIMRRLPELLNTGGLALLCLNSPDLDFAFLERTLAEQCPEAKIIKRIEPEAHFININSERSLKCLLISL, translated from the coding sequence ATGAAATTATTAGAAAAGATTAATTGGGAACGTATTGCTCAATTACCAGAAAATGAATTGCAACGCCTTTACCATGGGCGAGGATTTCAACATTTAGAGACCAGCCATATCAATATTGAGTGGTTGTCTCCGGTGATCTTAATTATTCTTTATAAAGAAGAGAGCCTTGACGATCTGACCTTACTGAGTACCCAGCTTTTACATAAAATGCAAAGTATTAACTTTGGGGTGAAAAGTATACAAGTGCAATATCGCTGCCGAGATCATGCACCGACCCAACTCTTGTGGGGCGAGGTAGTACAGGATCTTGTCGGTATTGAAAATGGCTTGAAATATACTTTAAACTTAGGCCGTAATCAAAATTATGGTTTATTTTTAGATATGAAAAATGGGCGAAATTGGTTACGTGAAAATGCCCAAGATAAGTCGATATTAAATCTTTTCTCGTACACTTGTGGTTTTTCATCGGTGGCGATAGAAGGGGGCGCAAAACGCGTTATTAATTTAGACATGAGTAAAGCGGCTTTGGCGGTTGGTCGTGATAACCACCGTTTAAATGGCCATGATTTGAGTAAAGTAAAATATTTGGGTCATGATCTTTTTAAATCTTGGGGCAAACTAAAACGTCTTGGACCTTATGATATTGTCATTGCGGATCCGCCTTCGTTACAAAAGGGCTCAATCAATATAGAGCGTGATTACCCTAAAATAATGCGTCGTCTACCTGAATTATTAAATACAGGCGGGCTTGCCTTATTGTGTTTAAACTCTCCTGATTTAGATTTTGCTTTTTTAGAGCGCACGCTTGCGGAGCAATGCCCCGAGGCAAAAATCATCAAAAGAATAGAGCCTGAAGCGCATTTTATCAATATTAACAGTGAGCGCAGTTTGAAGTGTTTATTGATTAGTTTGTAG
- the greB gene encoding transcription elongation factor GreB: MRTNLITPEGFKTLQTELEHLWREYRPEITRKVTWAASLGDRSDNADYKENKRILRQIDSRIRFLTKRLQQVSIISPSKQQANKVFFGAKLSIENDEGEIKNFKIVGPDEIYQRGTLQTRKDYISIDSPMARALLKLEVDDEAQVKTPTGIQTWYILTIDYDF; the protein is encoded by the coding sequence TTGCGGACTAATTTAATCACTCCTGAAGGCTTTAAAACGCTGCAAACAGAGTTAGAACACCTATGGCGCGAATATCGCCCAGAAATAACTCGTAAGGTTACCTGGGCCGCCAGTTTAGGTGACCGATCTGACAATGCAGACTACAAAGAAAATAAACGGATTTTACGGCAAATAGATTCACGTATTCGTTTTTTAACAAAACGCCTACAACAAGTCAGCATTATTAGCCCCTCAAAACAGCAAGCTAATAAAGTGTTTTTTGGTGCGAAGCTCAGTATCGAAAATGATGAAGGTGAAATAAAAAACTTTAAAATAGTCGGTCCCGATGAAATTTATCAACGAGGCACGTTACAAACACGTAAAGATTATATTTCGATTGATAGCCCAATGGCGCGGGCGTTATTAAAATTAGAAGTGGATGATGAAGCGCAAGTTAAGACGCCAACAGGCATACAAACTTGGTATATCCTAACAATAGATTATGACTTTTAA
- the pflA gene encoding pyruvate formate lyase 1-activating protein, which translates to MSVMGHVHSIETCGAVDGPGIRFIIFLQGCLMRCKYCHNRDTWALDGGKEMSVEELMTEIVQYRNYMQASGGGITISGGEAMLQPEFVKAMFEACRLEGIHTCLDTNGFVRRIDDTTKAVLELSDLVLLDIKQIDDHKHIDLTHVSNKYTLTFAKYLAEMNQPVYLRYVIVPGYTDALEDAHALGKFIAPMKNIEKIELLPYHDLGRHKWIAMGESYPLEGVDSPSKQTMDTIKNILLEYNDCVIY; encoded by the coding sequence ATGTCAGTAATGGGACACGTTCATTCAATTGAAACCTGTGGCGCCGTCGATGGCCCCGGCATTCGTTTTATCATTTTTTTACAGGGCTGTTTAATGCGCTGTAAGTATTGTCATAATCGCGACACTTGGGCGCTTGATGGTGGCAAAGAGATGAGTGTTGAAGAATTAATGACTGAAATCGTACAATATCGTAATTATATGCAAGCATCAGGAGGTGGTATTACTATCTCTGGTGGCGAAGCGATGCTCCAACCTGAATTTGTTAAAGCGATGTTTGAAGCTTGCCGTCTTGAGGGGATCCACACTTGTCTTGATACGAATGGCTTTGTAAGACGTATTGATGATACGACCAAAGCGGTACTGGAGTTAAGCGATCTCGTGTTACTTGATATCAAACAGATAGACGATCATAAGCATATTGATTTAACCCATGTGAGCAATAAATACACATTAACTTTTGCTAAGTATTTAGCCGAAATGAACCAGCCCGTTTATTTACGTTATGTCATCGTACCGGGTTATACCGATGCGCTTGAGGATGCACATGCGTTAGGTAAATTTATTGCACCGATGAAAAACATCGAAAAAATAGAATTATTACCTTACCATGATTTAGGCCGACATAAATGGATTGCGATGGGTGAGTCGTATCCTTTAGAGGGAGTTGATTCCCCGTCGAAACAAACCATGGACACCATAAAAAATATTTTATTGGAATATAACGATTGCGTCATTTATTAA
- the pta gene encoding phosphate acetyltransferase yields the protein MSRTIMLIPIGSGVGVTSVSLGMVRAMERQGIAVNFFKPIAQPRPGDTGPERSTATLRNASVLCPPEPFAMKYAENMLSSGRKSDLLENIVERFRQGTKDNDVIIVEGLVPTDKHQFANEINYSIAKALNAEMVFVTHPSNDSSQQLKERMEIAVDAFGGKKNKRIAGCIINKVGAPVDEHDKSRPDLSEMFDIPEVNAQTNLEVLQMFSKSPLPILGCIPWSADLIAPRVQDLIQYLDAQVLNKGDAAHRRLHSVTFCARSIPNMLEHFKAGSMLVTSGDRSDVIIAACLAVMNGMKIGCLLLTGDYMPEDEVMKLCERAMETGLPVLLIKSNTWKTAQRLQNFNMEIPVDDIERIEKVQDYIASHIDNHWLSTLTNDSTLSRRLSPPAFRYHLTELARQTRQRIVLPEGTEPRTIQAALICAQRGIATPVLLGDPKEIHRIASLQGIELTDDVEIINPLDVFENYVAPMVELRKAKGLTAVVAREQLQDTVVLGTMMLAENEVAGLVSGAVHTTANTIRPALQLIKTAPGASLVSSVFFMLLPDQVFVYGDCAINPDPTADQLADIAIQSADSAIAFGIEPKVAMISYSTGDSGAGSDVEKVREATKIAQQRRPDLLIDGPLQYDAAVMENVAKSKAPNSKVAGQATVFIFPDLNTGNTTYKAVQRSADLISIGPMLQGMRKPVNDLSRGALVDDIVYTVALTAIQATQSQQRDAAKK from the coding sequence ATGTCCCGTACTATTATGCTCATTCCTATTGGCTCAGGCGTAGGTGTTACCTCCGTCAGTCTTGGAATGGTTCGCGCTATGGAACGTCAAGGTATCGCAGTTAACTTTTTCAAGCCAATTGCACAGCCTCGCCCTGGTGACACAGGCCCTGAACGCTCTACCGCAACGCTGCGTAATGCCTCTGTTCTTTGCCCGCCTGAACCTTTTGCAATGAAATATGCAGAAAACATGCTTTCATCAGGACGCAAATCAGATCTACTTGAAAATATTGTTGAGCGTTTCCGTCAAGGCACCAAAGACAATGATGTGATCATTGTTGAAGGTTTAGTACCGACTGATAAACATCAGTTTGCCAATGAAATTAACTACAGCATTGCTAAAGCATTAAACGCTGAAATGGTTTTTGTGACGCATCCAAGTAATGATTCTTCACAACAGCTAAAAGAGCGTATGGAAATTGCCGTTGATGCTTTTGGTGGTAAAAAGAATAAACGTATTGCGGGCTGTATTATCAATAAAGTCGGCGCACCGGTTGATGAACATGATAAAAGTCGTCCAGATCTTAGTGAAATGTTTGATATCCCAGAAGTAAATGCGCAAACAAATCTTGAAGTATTACAAATGTTCAGCAAGAGCCCATTACCTATTTTGGGTTGTATTCCTTGGAGCGCAGATCTTATTGCCCCACGCGTACAAGATTTAATACAATACTTAGATGCACAAGTGCTAAATAAAGGTGATGCTGCGCATCGACGCTTACATTCCGTTACTTTTTGCGCACGCTCAATTCCAAATATGCTAGAGCACTTTAAAGCGGGCTCAATGCTAGTGACTTCAGGCGATCGTAGTGATGTGATCATTGCTGCGTGTCTTGCTGTTATGAATGGTATGAAAATTGGTTGTTTACTGCTTACTGGTGATTACATGCCAGAAGACGAAGTGATGAAGCTTTGTGAACGCGCGATGGAAACAGGTTTACCTGTATTACTTATCAAAAGTAACACATGGAAAACGGCGCAACGCCTACAAAACTTCAACATGGAAATACCCGTTGACGATATAGAGCGTATTGAAAAAGTACAAGATTATATTGCTAGCCATATTGATAATCATTGGTTAAGTACATTGACCAATGATTCTACTTTGTCACGCCGTTTGTCTCCTCCTGCGTTCCGTTATCATTTAACTGAGCTTGCACGTCAAACTAGACAACGTATTGTATTGCCAGAAGGTACGGAGCCTCGCACCATTCAAGCTGCACTTATTTGTGCACAACGTGGCATTGCAACACCGGTTTTATTAGGCGATCCTAAAGAGATCCATCGCATTGCTTCACTACAGGGTATTGAATTAACAGATGATGTTGAAATCATTAACCCACTTGATGTGTTCGAAAACTACGTTGCACCTATGGTTGAACTACGTAAAGCGAAAGGCTTAACCGCCGTCGTTGCACGTGAACAATTACAAGATACCGTTGTATTAGGCACCATGATGTTAGCTGAAAATGAAGTGGCAGGTCTTGTATCTGGCGCTGTGCATACAACAGCAAATACTATCCGCCCAGCACTACAGCTTATCAAAACAGCACCGGGCGCAAGCTTAGTGTCATCAGTCTTCTTTATGTTACTACCTGATCAAGTTTTCGTTTATGGTGATTGTGCTATTAATCCCGATCCAACAGCCGATCAACTTGCTGATATCGCTATCCAATCAGCAGATTCTGCCATTGCTTTTGGTATTGAGCCTAAAGTTGCGATGATCAGTTACTCTACGGGTGACTCAGGTGCGGGATCAGATGTTGAAAAAGTACGTGAAGCAACTAAAATTGCACAACAACGTCGTCCAGACTTATTAATTGATGGTCCACTTCAATACGATGCGGCTGTGATGGAAAATGTTGCAAAAAGCAAAGCGCCTAACTCTAAAGTTGCGGGCCAAGCAACTGTATTTATCTTCCCAGATCTAAATACAGGTAACACGACTTATAAAGCAGTACAACGTAGTGCTGACTTAATAAGTATCGGTCCAATGTTGCAAGGTATGCGTAAACCTGTGAATGATTTATCACGTGGCGCATTAGTCGATGATATCGTTTATACGGTCGCGTTAACGGCTATTCAAGCAACACAATCACAACAACGTGATGCGGCTAAAAAATAG
- a CDS encoding acetate kinase, giving the protein MSSKLVLVLNCGSSSLKFAVVNAVNGENLISGLAECFNLADARIKWTTHGKKDSTNLPPMSAHSEAVAYIVEHIIKKEGSLASQFVAIGHRIVHGGEKFTHSVLVDENVINNIEECISLAPLHNPAHVLGIRAAQAAFPELPQVVVFDTAFHQSMPAKAFMYALPYALYKDKGIRRYGMHGTSHLFITQEAAIALDKPISELNIISAHLGNGASVTAIKNGQCVDTSMGMTPLAGLVMGTRCGDLDPSIIEHLIAHEGYTIEQIMDILQKESGLLGISGISSDFRTITEEHLKNNPRATLALDMFTYRLAKYIASYAVPLGRIDAIVFTGGIGENSALVRQKVLELLSIFSYHVDVQKNETTILGKSGIISTPDSPIAMVIPTNEEWVIAKDAVALVEQSAPVCA; this is encoded by the coding sequence ATGAGCAGTAAACTCGTTCTTGTTCTTAACTGTGGTAGCTCTTCTCTTAAATTTGCAGTCGTCAATGCCGTCAATGGTGAAAACCTTATCAGTGGCTTGGCTGAATGTTTTAACTTAGCCGATGCACGTATCAAATGGACAACACACGGAAAAAAAGACTCAACAAATCTTCCACCAATGAGCGCGCATTCTGAAGCCGTTGCCTATATCGTTGAACATATCATTAAAAAAGAAGGTAGCTTGGCGAGTCAGTTTGTTGCTATCGGCCACCGTATTGTTCACGGTGGTGAAAAATTCACGCACTCTGTACTCGTTGATGAAAATGTCATCAATAACATCGAAGAATGTATTTCACTTGCACCTTTACACAATCCTGCTCATGTTTTAGGTATTCGTGCGGCTCAAGCAGCCTTCCCTGAACTTCCTCAAGTTGTTGTATTTGATACAGCGTTCCATCAAAGTATGCCAGCTAAAGCCTTTATGTACGCGCTACCGTATGCACTTTATAAAGACAAAGGTATTCGTCGCTACGGCATGCATGGTACGAGTCACTTATTTATCACCCAAGAAGCTGCCATTGCACTTGATAAACCAATCTCAGAGCTGAATATCATCTCTGCCCATTTAGGTAACGGCGCCTCGGTTACCGCGATTAAAAATGGCCAATGTGTTGATACTAGTATGGGCATGACACCGCTTGCAGGCCTCGTAATGGGCACGCGCTGTGGCGACCTTGATCCAAGCATTATTGAACATTTAATTGCGCATGAAGGCTACACTATCGAACAAATCATGGATATTTTGCAAAAAGAAAGTGGTCTATTGGGTATTTCTGGGATTTCGAGTGATTTTAGAACCATTACTGAAGAGCATCTTAAAAACAACCCGAGAGCGACACTTGCTTTAGATATGTTTACTTATCGCTTAGCAAAATATATCGCCTCTTATGCAGTGCCTTTAGGGCGTATTGACGCGATTGTCTTTACCGGTGGTATCGGTGAGAACTCTGCTTTGGTTCGTCAAAAAGTATTAGAGCTTCTGTCTATTTTTTCCTACCACGTTGATGTTCAAAAGAATGAAACAACAATACTTGGTAAGTCAGGTATTATCAGCACGCCTGACAGCCCTATCGCAATGGTTATTCCAACCAATGAAGAATGGGTTATTGCAAAAGATGCTGTAGCACTTGTTGAACAATCAGCACCTGTTTGTGCTTGA
- the adhE gene encoding bifunctional acetaldehyde-CoA/alcohol dehydrogenase: protein MTVSTVAELEALISRVKAAQEEYSTFSQEKVDEIFRMAALKVSTHRIELAKMAVEETGMGIMEDKVIKNHFASEFIYSKYATTKTCDEVSRNDELGTVTLSEPMGIICAIIPTTNPTSTAIFKTLMALKTRNACIIAPHPRAKKCTNYAAQIVLEAAVKAGAPKDIIGWIDVPSLELTNTIMKHKDTAVILATGGPGMVKAAYSSGNPAIGVGAGNTPVVIDETADLKRAVSSILMSKTFDNGMICASEQAVIVVESQYDAFKARLEEYGAVILNKKDADKVANIMFIDGALNAKIVGQTAYTIAKLAGVKVPTSAKILVGEGDEVTVENMFAHEKLSPTLGLFKARDYDHAVIQAQLVLDIGGVGHTAALYTDQDANSKRVDAFGVAMKACRILINSPTSHGGIGDLYNFGFAPSLTLGCGSHSGNAVSENVGPQHLLNTKTIAKRAENMLWHKLPKSIYFRRGCLPIAMTDLADKKRAMIVTDGFLFANGYVDSLVEILKAQGTHVEVFHQVEADPTLSIIKKGAAALNAFNPDVILAVGGGSPMDAAKIMWVLYEHPETNFEDLAMRFMDIRKRIYKFPKMGIKADLVCITTTSGTGSEVTPFAVVTDDETGKKYPLADYELTPTMAVIDANLVMDMPKSLCAFGGYDAVTHAIEAYVSILANEYSDGQALQALKLLKEFLPSSYHNGKNDAVAREKVHNAATIAGMAFAQSFLGVCHSMAHKLGNQFHIPHGLANALLLTNTIRYNATNKPTKQGTFSQYDRPKARARYAEIAIHLGFYEGNTEDKINSLLTWLEELKVELNIPLSIRDAGVNEADFLAALDDLAEQAFDDQCTGANPRYPLIAELKEVLLASYYGTPYVDVMDAPVASVKEEKKADKKAK from the coding sequence ATGACGGTAAGCACAGTTGCAGAGCTAGAAGCTCTGATCAGCCGAGTAAAGGCTGCTCAGGAAGAATATTCTACTTTTTCACAAGAAAAAGTAGATGAAATATTCCGTATGGCAGCACTTAAAGTATCAACACACCGTATCGAACTTGCTAAAATGGCCGTAGAAGAAACGGGCATGGGCATCATGGAAGATAAAGTAATTAAAAACCACTTTGCTTCTGAGTTCATTTATAGCAAATATGCAACCACAAAAACATGTGACGAAGTCTCTCGTAATGATGAATTAGGTACGGTAACGCTTTCTGAGCCGATGGGAATTATTTGTGCAATCATTCCGACCACAAACCCAACTTCAACCGCTATCTTTAAAACATTAATGGCACTTAAAACGCGTAATGCTTGTATTATTGCACCGCATCCACGTGCTAAAAAATGTACTAACTACGCAGCTCAAATCGTATTAGAAGCAGCGGTTAAAGCCGGCGCGCCGAAAGATATTATTGGTTGGATTGATGTACCCTCGTTAGAACTAACTAACACTATCATGAAACATAAAGACACAGCGGTTATCCTTGCGACGGGTGGCCCTGGTATGGTTAAAGCAGCTTACTCATCAGGTAACCCTGCTATCGGTGTAGGCGCAGGTAACACACCTGTTGTTATCGATGAAACAGCAGATCTAAAACGTGCGGTTTCTTCTATATTAATGTCAAAAACATTTGATAACGGTATGATCTGTGCTTCAGAGCAGGCTGTCATTGTTGTTGAATCTCAATACGATGCATTTAAAGCGCGCTTAGAAGAATACGGCGCAGTTATCCTTAATAAGAAAGATGCAGATAAAGTCGCGAACATCATGTTTATTGATGGTGCACTTAACGCGAAAATTGTAGGCCAAACAGCCTATACGATTGCAAAACTTGCTGGTGTTAAAGTGCCTACTTCCGCTAAAATTCTAGTGGGCGAAGGCGATGAAGTGACCGTTGAAAATATGTTTGCACATGAAAAACTATCTCCAACTTTAGGCCTATTTAAAGCAAGAGACTATGATCACGCAGTGATCCAAGCACAGCTTGTACTCGATATAGGTGGTGTAGGTCATACAGCGGCGCTTTACACAGATCAAGATGCAAACTCTAAACGTGTTGATGCGTTTGGTGTTGCAATGAAAGCATGTCGTATTCTTATTAACTCTCCTACTTCTCATGGTGGTATTGGTGACCTGTATAACTTCGGTTTTGCTCCGTCATTAACGCTAGGTTGTGGCTCACACAGTGGTAACGCTGTCTCTGAAAACGTTGGCCCACAACATTTATTGAATACTAAAACCATTGCGAAGCGAGCTGAAAATATGTTATGGCATAAACTACCTAAATCAATCTACTTCCGTCGTGGCTGTTTACCGATTGCGATGACTGACTTAGCAGACAAAAAACGTGCAATGATCGTAACGGATGGTTTCTTATTCGCTAATGGTTATGTTGACAGTCTTGTTGAGATTTTAAAAGCGCAAGGTACACACGTTGAAGTATTCCACCAAGTAGAAGCTGATCCAACGCTTTCTATCATCAAAAAAGGTGCTGCCGCATTAAATGCATTTAATCCTGATGTTATTCTTGCAGTAGGTGGTGGCTCTCCAATGGATGCAGCGAAAATCATGTGGGTTCTTTATGAGCATCCTGAAACAAACTTTGAAGATTTAGCAATGCGCTTTATGGATATCCGTAAACGTATTTACAAATTCCCTAAAATGGGTATTAAAGCGGATCTTGTTTGTATTACAACAACGTCAGGTACCGGTTCAGAAGTAACGCCATTTGCCGTAGTAACGGATGATGAAACAGGTAAAAAATACCCTCTTGCAGATTATGAACTAACACCAACAATGGCTGTTATTGATGCAAACTTAGTCATGGATATGCCTAAATCACTTTGTGCATTTGGTGGTTATGATGCCGTTACTCATGCAATCGAAGCTTATGTTTCAATTCTTGCAAATGAATATTCTGATGGCCAAGCATTACAAGCCCTTAAATTATTAAAAGAATTTTTACCAAGCTCTTACCACAACGGTAAAAACGATGCAGTTGCACGTGAGAAAGTGCACAATGCAGCAACAATTGCCGGAATGGCCTTTGCACAATCATTCCTAGGTGTGTGTCACTCTATGGCGCATAAATTGGGTAACCAATTCCATATTCCACATGGCTTAGCAAACGCATTGTTATTGACTAACACTATTCGTTACAACGCAACAAACAAACCAACTAAGCAAGGTACGTTCTCTCAGTATGACCGTCCGAAAGCACGTGCGCGTTATGCAGAAATCGCAATCCACCTTGGCTTCTATGAAGGTAATACTGAAGATAAAATCAACAGTCTATTAACTTGGTTAGAAGAGCTTAAAGTTGAATTAAACATTCCACTTTCAATTCGTGATGCTGGCGTTAATGAAGCTGATTTCTTAGCCGCACTTGATGATCTTGCAGAACAAGCGTTTGATGACCAATGTACTGGCGCAAATCCTCGTTACCCATTAATTGCAGAGCTTAAAGAAGTGTTACTTGCATCTTATTACGGTACGCCATACGTTGACGTTATGGATGCACCAGTTGCAAGCGTAAAAGAAGAAAAAAAAGCAGATAAAAAAGCGAAATAA
- the rlmA gene encoding 23S rRNA (guanine(745)-N(1))-methyltransferase: MNAFICPLCSTSFSTENNTQICQNNHHFDIAKEGYLNLLPVQAKSSKNPGDNKEMMQARRAFLNSDGYLPMAQKLCELVQQKLSEQSAPHILDLGCGEGYYTHLLEKGLSPQAYISALDISKVAIRYAAKRYKNINFCVASAYDVPLSDHSLDALIRIYAPSLDSELQRLIKPGAYLFTVTPAPRHLFQLREKIYTHVNEHVSSHNAPAGFQKIQSVNVNYMLSIEAEQTLKDLIQMTPFAWKFNEQKMQTLLDEKKWEIECDFNIEIYQKEF; this comes from the coding sequence ATGAACGCATTTATTTGTCCGCTGTGTAGCACCTCTTTTAGCACTGAAAATAACACTCAAATTTGTCAAAATAATCATCATTTTGATATTGCCAAAGAAGGCTATCTGAACCTGTTACCCGTGCAAGCTAAAAGCTCTAAAAACCCCGGCGATAATAAAGAGATGATGCAAGCAAGGCGCGCTTTTTTAAACAGTGATGGTTACCTGCCAATGGCGCAGAAGTTATGTGAACTGGTGCAACAAAAACTCAGTGAACAAAGTGCACCTCATATTTTAGATCTCGGCTGTGGGGAAGGTTATTACACGCACTTATTAGAAAAAGGCCTAAGCCCACAAGCTTATATCAGCGCCTTAGATATCTCAAAAGTCGCTATCCGCTATGCGGCTAAACGTTATAAGAACATCAACTTTTGTGTGGCCAGTGCTTATGACGTCCCACTGAGCGATCATTCTCTCGATGCGTTAATTCGGATTTACGCGCCCTCTTTAGACAGTGAATTACAACGTTTAATCAAACCTGGGGCTTATCTTTTTACCGTCACCCCCGCGCCACGCCATCTTTTTCAGCTGCGTGAGAAAATATACACTCACGTGAATGAGCATGTCAGCAGTCATAATGCGCCAGCAGGGTTCCAAAAAATACAAAGCGTTAATGTAAATTATATGCTGAGTATTGAAGCCGAGCAGACGTTAAAAGACTTGATCCAAATGACGCCGTTTGCATGGAAATTTAATGAGCAAAAGATGCAGACTCTTTTGGATGAAAAGAAATGGGAAATTGAGTGTGATTTTAATATTGAAATTTACCAAAAAGAGTTTTAA
- the yfbV gene encoding terminus macrodomain insulation protein YfbV yields the protein MNIFFEILKQGLGYLKIWPQQKVLNCLFIDSKVTFYTRFAMQITPVFILISIVFSSFLPITMHPETTVTFILFLLSMPLQGLYWLGKRSQTFLPSQLLMWYAEIDKALNSQHKKDRVMTQRPRYTDLALLLKNAFEQGGDNFLQNNELL from the coding sequence GTGAATATTTTCTTTGAAATATTAAAACAAGGACTGGGTTATTTAAAAATCTGGCCACAACAAAAAGTGTTGAACTGCCTTTTTATCGATAGTAAAGTTACTTTCTATACGCGTTTTGCGATGCAAATAACGCCTGTTTTCATATTGATAAGTATTGTTTTTAGTTCGTTTTTACCTATTACTATGCATCCTGAAACGACGGTTACGTTTATTTTGTTTTTACTGAGTATGCCATTACAAGGTTTATATTGGTTGGGTAAGCGCTCACAAACGTTTTTACCCTCACAACTCTTAATGTGGTATGCCGAGATTGATAAAGCGTTAAATTCTCAGCATAAAAAAGATCGGGTAATGACGCAACGTCCTCGTTATACGGATTTGGCGCTATTACTTAAAAACGCGTTTGAACAAGGTGGCGATAATTTTTTACAAAATAATGAACTGCTTTAA
- a CDS encoding AI-2E family transporter, which produces MQNVSTLARSLLCCASLVIALAGIKIAAPIVVPFLLALFIAIICNPAVNFLERYRIPRGFAITLIIGFIFFLFIGLGGVIGSSVNEFRQALPSYEAQLSTQLSWAVQWMGEHHIEINKFEIQSYFNPAKVMTLVTATLSGFSSMLGNIFLLLLTVVFMLVEGEGFSKKLHIAFDDPIGKEKRMQRFLNMVNRYMAIKTLISLATGLIIGFVLWIMNVDFFVLWALLVFLLNYIPNIGSILAAVPTVILTFLQLGMGSASIVIGLFVAVNMIMGNMVEPKYMGRSLGLSTLVVFLSLIFWGWLLGMVGMLLSVPLTMICKIALENSKEGAWFAILLSSDEEIDELIKEEKSACNDEIIRKD; this is translated from the coding sequence ATGCAAAATGTATCTACATTGGCGCGCTCACTATTGTGCTGCGCCTCTCTTGTTATTGCGCTTGCGGGTATTAAAATTGCAGCCCCTATTGTGGTGCCTTTTTTACTGGCGTTATTTATTGCCATTATTTGTAATCCGGCGGTTAACTTTTTAGAGCGATATCGCATTCCAAGAGGTTTTGCTATCACCTTAATTATTGGCTTTATCTTTTTTCTCTTTATTGGTTTAGGGGGGGTTATAGGTAGTTCGGTGAATGAATTTAGACAAGCATTGCCTTCGTATGAAGCGCAACTGTCGACGCAACTGAGTTGGGCAGTGCAGTGGATGGGGGAACATCACATTGAAATAAATAAGTTTGAAATTCAATCTTATTTTAATCCGGCTAAAGTGATGACCCTAGTGACGGCAACTCTCAGTGGCTTTAGTAGTATGTTAGGTAATATCTTTTTATTGTTATTGACCGTTGTGTTTATGTTGGTTGAAGGAGAAGGCTTTAGTAAAAAATTGCATATCGCCTTTGATGATCCCATTGGTAAAGAAAAACGCATGCAACGCTTTTTAAATATGGTTAACCGCTATATGGCCATAAAAACATTAATTAGTCTGGCAACGGGGCTTATTATTGGCTTTGTTTTATGGATCATGAACGTTGATTTTTTTGTGCTCTGGGCTTTATTGGTTTTTTTATTAAATTACATTCCCAACATAGGCTCTATTTTGGCCGCAGTGCCTACGGTGATATTAACCTTTTTACAATTAGGTATGGGCTCGGCATCGATTGTTATCGGTCTGTTTGTGGCGGTCAATATGATCATGGGTAACATGGTTGAGCCTAAATACATGGGGCGTAGCTTAGGGCTTTCTACATTGGTGGTGTTTTTATCTTTAATTTTTTGGGGGTGGTTATTAGGTATGGTGGGCATGTTATTGTCGGTGCCTTTAACCATGATCTGTAAAATTGCCTTAGAAAATAGTAAAGAGGGGGCTTGGTTTGCTATATTACTCAGCTCAGATGAAGAAATTGATGAATTAATAAAAGAAGAAAAGAGTGCCTGTAACGATGAAATTATTAGAAAAGATTAA